The genome window GCCAGGCGCACCACATGGACCGCCCATCCAGCAGCCGGCAGGAGTGGCTCAATGGGATCAGCACCGCTATCCGCCTCAACAAGGTCCTCCGCCGCCAcctcagcagcaacagcagcctcaacagcaacagcagcaaccgCCGTATCAGCAGGTGGCTGGACCTCCTGGGCAGCAGCCGCCTCAGGCGCCGCCACAGTGGGCACAGATGAACCCCGGGCAAACTGCGCAATCAGGAATAGCACCTCCGGGCTCACCACTTCGCCCGCCCTCGGGGCCAGGCCAGCAGAATAGGATGCCCGGAATGCcggcacagcagcaacagtcgCAACAACAAGGTGGAGTTCCGCAGCCACCGCCGCAACAGGCATCCCACGGCGGCGTTCCATCGCCAGGATTGCCTCAAGTGGGACCCGGTGGAATGGTTAAGCCACCTTACGCTATGCCACCGCCACCATCACAGGGTGTGGGTCAACAAGTCGGCCAGGGGCCACCCGGCGGCATGATGTCCCAAAAGCCACCGCCGATGCCGGGACAGGCAATGCAGCAACAGCctttgcagcagcagcctcCCCCGCACCAACACCCACATCCCCATCAGCATCCGCAGCACCAGCATCCGCACCAAATGCCGCCAAACCAGACTGCCCCCGGTGGATACGGTCCTCCAGGAATGCCCGGAGGTGGAGCGCAGCTGGTTAAGAAGGAGTTGATCTTTCCACATGACAGCGTGGAATCCACCACGCCTGTACTTTACCGAAGAAAGCGGCTCACGAAGGCGGACGTGTGCCCGGTGGATCCATGGCGTATATTCATGGCCATGCGATCTGGTCTGCTGACCGAGTGCACGTGGGCACTAGATGTGCTTAATGTGCTATTATTCGATGACTCAACAGTCCAGTTCTTTGGCATTTCAAACCTGCCCGGCCTGTTGACTCTGTTGCTTGAACACTTTCAGAAGAATCTCGCCGAGATGTTCGACGAACGGGAAAACGAGGAGCAGTCCGCTCTGCTGGCGGAAGATGCGGATGACGACGCGGACAGCGGCACAGTGATGTGCGAAAAGCTGCGGACCAGCGGACGGCAACCTCGATGTGTGCGCAGCATCAGCAGCTACAACCGCAGGCGGCATTATGAGAATATGGATCGCAGTGGCAAGAATGGAGCCGGCAATGGCAGCGACTCAGAAGACGCCGACGAGGGAATTGATTTGGGTCAAGTGCGAGTACAGCCTAATCCTGAGGAGCGCTCACTGCTGCTCTCCTTTACGCCCAACTACACGATGGTCACGCGAAAGGGTGTGCCAGTGCGCATACAGCCCGCCGAGAACGACATATTTGTGGACGAGCGCCAGAAGGCGTGGGACATAGACACCAACCGCCTGTATGAGCAGCTAGAACCCGTAGGCAGCGATGCCTGGACGTACGGGTTCACAGAGCCAGATCCCTTAGACGGCATTATTGACGTCTTCAAGTCGGAGATAGTTAACATTCCATTTGCACGCTACATCCGCTCTGACAAGAAGGGAAAAAAGCGAACGGAGTTGGCTTCCTCATCCAGGAAGTCAGAAATAAAGTCGGAGGAGAATAGTACCGAGGAACAGACGTTTAACAAGAAACGGCGATTGGTAAgcggaggcagcagcagcagtggagTCCACGCCGAAGGCAAGAAGTCCAAGCTGACGAGTGAGGAATTCGCCCAACCAAACGCCGAAGTCAAAAAGGAGCCAGGTACGGCGGACAGCGATTGTCGCCCCGTTGATATGGATATCGAAGCACCGCAACAACGTCTGACCAATGGTGTGGCACCCAGCTCCTCGACTCCCGCCATTTTCGATCCCCGGACGACTGCCAAAGATGAAGCGCGGGTGCTTCAGCGAAGGCGTGACTCCAGCTTTGAGGATGAGTGCTACACCCGAGATGAGGCGTCGCTGCACCTGGTCAGCGAGAGCCAAGACTCGTTAGCGCGGCGCTGCATCGCTCTCTCCAACATCTTCCGCAACCTGACATTTGTGCCCGGCAACGAGACGGTGCTGGCCAAGTCCACCAGATTTCTGGCGGTTCTTGGTCGACTGCTGCTCCTGAACCACGAACACTTGCGGCGCACACCGAAGACGCGTAACTACGATCGCGAGGAGGATACGGACTTCAGTGACTCGTGCAGTTCGCTGCAGGGCGAACGTGAATGGTGGTGGGACTATCTAATTACCATTCGGGAGAATATGCTGGTTGCCATGGCCAACATTGCTGGACACTTGGAGCTGTCGCGCTACGATGAGCTGATTGCCCGCCCCTTGATCGACGGCCTGCTGCACTGGGCCGTATGCCCGAGTGCTCATGGACAGGATCCGTTCCCGTCGTGCGGACCCAACAGTGTTCTCTCGCCACAACGACTGGCACTTGAGGCACTCTGCAAGCTGTGCGTGACGGACGCCAATGTTGACCTCGTCATTGCCACTCCACCATTCTCGCGACTGGAAAAGCTGTGCGCCGTGCTCACCCGACATCTGTGCCGCAACGAGGATCAGGTGCTGCGAGAGTTCTCTGTGAACCTGCTGCACTACCTTGCCGCTGCTGACAGCGCCATGGCTCGGACCGTGGCGCTTCAGTCTCCGTGCATCTCATACCTGGTGGCCTTCATTGAGCAGGCCGAACAGACGGCGCTAGGCGTGGCGAACCAGCACGGAATTAACTACCTGCGCGAGAATCCCGACTCGATGGGCACCAGCCTGGACATGCTGCGGAGAGCAGCCGGCACCCTGCTTCATCTGGCCAAGCATCCGGACAACCGGTCTCTGTTCATGCAACAAGAACAGCGGCTGCTTGGTCTGGTCATGTCGCACATCCTGGACCAACAGGTGGCTCTGATTATTTCGCGTGTTCTTTACCAAGTGTCGCGAGGAACAGGCCCAATTCACTCCGTGGAGTTCCGtctgctgcagcagcggcagcaacaacagctgcGACCTGGTCCTGCAGAGAAGCAAGCAGCCAGTGCAGGAGGAAGTGCGACAGTAAAAGCGGAGACTGCATCGACGGAAACGAGTTCCACTGAAGCGAAGCCCGCACCAGCAGCCACTACGGCAGTGGTCAACGATGAGAACAGCAACAGTAGCCAGCAGTTGCCGCCGGCAGCGACGTTCAACGACgtgagcaacagcagcaccaacagcaacagctgcgGTACGGCCAGCAGCAACCAGACGAACAAcagcaccaccaacagcagccACAGTAGTAGTGCAATCAGCAGCCAATCGGCGATCACGGTAGCAGCTCCATCAGCAGCCGCAACAGGAGCACCAtcagcgacagcagcagcgatTGCCAGCGATCAGCAGCAGGTGAGCAAGGCGGCTGCAGCTGCGGCCGCTGCTGCGGCTTTGAGCAATGCCAgtgcagccgcagcagcagctgcggcGGCTGCAGCTGCTTCCGTTGGTCCGCCCACATCGTCGAGCGTGTCCGCCGGAGCAGCGGTCGCTCAACCAGCGGCACCTCCACCAACCAATGCAGGAACAACGACAGCCGTTGCGTAGTATACGACAATGATGCCAGCGTCCTACTACTGGCCACGAACCCCGCGAGGGGCAGTCGACTAAGCTGGAGTTCGGTGAAAGAACAGTGGGCCCAGGAGCAACTCCGAAATGCAAGAGCAGAAGATGATACCTGCATCCATGTGGGGTGGGCATGTAAATTTACTTAAGTATGGCGCCAAGGAGAGAGTCAAGGTGTGCGAGAACTCGTGTCCGAACTCCAAGGATACGTAAACGGAACTCAGCAGGTGCAGCGCCTGCAATGTATCTGCGATGGAATGGCTCGCCTATCCATCACTGTAACAGTCAATACAATAACAACTGTATATTTTTTCACTCAAATCTAAAAATAGTAAATATGATAACTAAACCTAAACCCTAAGCATTAAGAAATTGCAGCAGCGTAGTTATGATCATTCGAAAAGGAAACTGTTCGGAGCAGAACCACTGATACTAACCGATCGAGATATAGGATCGGGGATTATTATTGAGTCGAACGTGAAGATAAGAAACGGAGGATAACAAAGTTAAGAGCGAAATTCAAGCACACAGCATACTTATTGTactaaatttaataaaaatgaagCGACGAGCGAGGAGGAATAACtaacacatacatatgcatacgCACGCTACGGTTTATcgtatattaaatatatatataaataaatgcataaaCTAACATTAAATTACATGAGAATGAATTGTGTATGTAAAGGGATGAAtgcatacatacgtacatctAGACAttgatatataaatacatagaGGATAGTTTTTAAATTCTACCACTTACTAATACCTACATAATACCACAATGTGCAGCATATGTACTCATAAACTGATCAAACTGAACGAACAGCGAAGTTCACGcggaaatatttaaaagcaACACGTATATAAGGCAGATTATTGGATTCAATGTGGACTAGGTGTTGCAGAAGGACTAATCCTAAGAGATGACTAAAAACCATTGTACATACTTAACTATTATGTAAATTTCactgtatttttgtttttacgcAATGTTACAAGGCACATGTAAGTGGCAGCACTGCATTTCGTATTATGTTTATGTGTATGATGTTGTATGATGTATGGATGGGCTGCGAAAATTCCAACTTCTTAGTTTTAATCGCATAACTCGGAGGCGaatcgaaatgaaattaaGCGAGAGAAACAAGCAAACAGGCAAAATTGAAAAACCCACAGATGAAGGCaagcaaacaatttaaattgaaatcaaattaggtgatataatatataaaaatacataacatatacatacataattaatataaaCGAAACatgaaaaatcgaaaaaatgAAACCCTAATGCTGTAATCTTATGTTAACTGTATTATTTGCTGGAAGTGCTGCTGcttcgttttattttatattgaaCTTACTTAAGGCGTAAATGACAAGATAAATAATTAGGTTtttatcttaatcttaatttaaaatataaaacaaataaaaccaagaaaacaaagcaaaacaaaacgcaaCCATAAAATGCTATAAAACACAAAGCGAAGCAAATCGAACTAAAGCTGTAGAGAAGCACGCAAAAAGGACTAATAACACAcatccacacccacacccaaaATGCTTGGCGTTAGGAAACCAATAAACAATTAATGCAAAACCATACATGGGTGGGTGCACCAATTTGTATACTAAACTTTCTCACACATAATTAACGTGCTACATAAGAGAGATCGAACATGAACTGTCTCCAGATTCTGGCTTGAGCAAGTCTAGAGATCCTTCCGGTTTCCGGTGGAGATCCTCTGGATCCAGATGAACTGCAAGATATTGGGAGATAATAGGAACGTGCTGCTGTTGATACGTGTATTCGTGTAGTTGTTTGCAAACAAATATTATAACTCAGCATCTCGATATATAACGTGTAGTTATTAGTCTATAATTTGCTAGGATGTAAATGTATGTCCCTCaaacttaatttaattatttaattaatatacatacatatatgatatACAATACAGCCTTTGTACTTGTCGTTTCTTATCGCGAATAAGGGATAagggaaaaatattttatggtGTGGAAATACTTTTTAGAACtcaatttgattttttctgTGCAAATCAGTTGGTCAGATTCATGAATCGTGTGGTATCGCTAAAAGCTATATTGCTTCTGTTCAGCGTAGGGGGCATTCACTGTTGAGCGGAAGATTATGATAAATGTATATTCGAGATAATATGCAATTGGGCACCTAAATACAATGTCAAGGTTTTGAAAAGTCTAGTAACAAGAAGTTGTTAGCCTGTTTTTTTTCAGCATTGAGGTAGCTGTTACCAGATTGGGAATTTGTGCATTGTAATTGTACTgccaatttgtttaaatttacaatttcaaaaatcaattttaaaataacGTACATTAATATTTAGAATTTTTTAGTTCCGGTATAAATTGGACTTGTTTAAGACAATACTTTTTCCATTTGTTGGTTGGCTAAAAGACATTCAACGGtgaaacaattttttaatttacaatttgaATCGGTCAATGAAGAGttttaaaattgtataaatAGTTCTGCAATTATTTGAATACTATAATgtgtaaaaaaataataatcggAAATAAGGTGTTTGAAAGTAAGGAGTTTCCcacaaaatatttgatttaaaaattatatcgATATCGATACTTTTTTAAGATTATAAAATTCGAACAGCTTTATTACAGCAAGTTGGCAGGGAAATTTCTACGTCGATAGTTCCTCTCTTTTAATGTTCCATCCCTTAAATCCGGGCGATAAGTACAAGCACAACCGGCTGtgacattttttgtaattttgcgGAGCGAATCGATTTTTGTATTGAAATCCGTTGGAAGCATGCTGTCGCTCAAAACGAAACTCGAGGTACTGGGTCATCCCGGTTTCACCGAAGTGGTGATAAGCGGTAAGTGTCCTAGTTTTCAGCCTGATGGGGCTATAAGTCATCCTTTTCTTTATTTCATTCCGTTCCGCAGATCGCAAGGAATTCGCCAACACAGTCCTATGGTTGGAGGACCAGAAGATCCGGCTTTACTCCATAGAGGATCGCTGTAAGCTGCGCAATGTCGACAACCCTGAGATCTGGAAGGAGGGCTACAAGAAGTACTGTGCCGATCTTAACATGCCGCCCCTGGAGACCCGCCAGGAGCAGCTGTCCTGGATTCTCAGCTATGCCGTGCGCCTGGACTTCCTCGATGATCCTGACCAGTTTGCCTCGATTAACAGCAAACAGGTGCCACCCCAAAGCAATGGCAAGCAGACCCAACAGAAGGTCCAGGCTATTTTCGAAGGAAATATTAATAGTAAGGTTTCATTTTACCCAATTTAACATTTAAGGaactttaaatttatataataatcAGGTGAAGTACTAAAAGTATTAATTCTTTCTTCCCACCAGCTCAGGAAAAAGCGTTCGTGGATGCAGTCCGTCTGCTGGCCAGCAAACTGAATGTGCCCCACCACCCGAACCATCTGTTGCAGCTGGAGGCTATCGCTCGCGTGGTACACGAACGCCTCTCGCCCGCCGCCAAGGATCGCAAGCCGGTATTGGGCAAACCCTTCCCTTTCGACAAGGGAAACGACGTCGTCTCGTCCAACGACCCGGCCCTGGACCTGCCCATGCGCATCCTACGTCTTCTCCAGATCCAGAGCCTACGCGAGCTGCAGACACACATCAATGAGACCATTGTGGCGGTGCAGAACATCACGGCCAATCCAAAGACTGATACCAAGCTGGGGAAAGTGGGATTCTAGGCGATTAACAGTGAAGGACACAATTACAGAGGTCTACATGTAAATTTGTTGCTTCGAATGAAACAGAAGAGTTTTGAAATTGTATCTATAAAATATCCTTTAAAGCCAAGCAACAACATTTAGCAGAAATCAATAGATGTGCAACAGCCAAGCTATGAACAAGTAAACTCCTTTTGTAAAAGCTATAAAATAAGCATGCTCTAGATATTTTCTACAAAcatatgtttattatttatgatcCTGTTTTCAAAAGATGCAATATTATGTATGcctatgtaatttatttatttaaaataaatcataaatttcataaaacaaacaaggTTATGTTTTCAATGATTTTGAATAGAAaaaattcttaaaaaaaaggttacagctatattattttattgccaCATGGTCGTacaaaagaataaattaatCTTTATATAGCTAACGAGTCTACGATTATAATTCAAAACTAATTGAATTAACGTCTAGAAAAGAACTGATGATCAGTGCCAGTATTTTCCTGTTCCTTTGGCTCCACGGCGGTTGCCTTCAGGAATTTCGCGTCTGCCAGGCGGGCCACGCCCAGAACTCCAACGGCTGGGGCGAAGGAGAAAGGAGTAAACATAAAACCGGATTTAAGATCCCAAGTGGCTCACCTGCAGCTAAGCCTTTCATAGTGAAATTCTCCAGAGGTTTCGATCGCCTCTTTTTCGACTGTGCCAATAGGAAGGCACCGATTCCCAGGAGTCCAAAGCCACTGACCAGACGGCAGGCCAAGCAGTCCACCTCGTTGGAACCGTTGTCCTTGTTCCAAAAAGAAAGTCTACCgatcattttttaaattatttcaataataacaatttggAAATGGATTTGGGAAGTAAGGCGACAACTATCGATATACCAAGTTTGACGCAGGGCTGCCAACTTGATTGGATAACAAAACTAGGTTTTGTTAATTCGATCAACAAATGGCTTATTGACCTTATATTCTAATAGAACTAGATTCCTATTATTGTTATATATGTTAACCacactttaaaaactttaaaatatatcAATAAGCTATCACCGTTTTAAATGTATTGTTATCGATAGACGTGCACAACAGATGTTAAGTTAAAAGCGgcctaaaatatttttgttttcggttACTATTCCtaaaaaaaatggaatttcAGCGAAACGATGCTATGCTAATGGAAATTCTGCAGGATCGGAAAACAATTACCGGTTTCCTGGACTCCATTTTCGGCTTTCTGCGACGCAAGTAAAAGATTTTATCTCAAGATCCTTAACAAAACTGTAGACCCATTTCCCTTTTTAGCACCGATTTTTATCACACAAAACGCGATGAATCGGATAAAATAGGCTTTCCCAAAGGCGTGAGGGATCAGATTCTATATGGCGCAATGCAGCGCTACGATCCGGATTGCTTGCTCCAATCCCTGACCGCGGAAGGAGGTGCAGATTATGGGGAAACGGCTCCGCCTGCCGTCGAAGAAGTGGTTCTGGAAAGCGAAGATGTTCCTCAGGACGAGGAAATGAAACCCATAGAACGCCAGCCGCCACAAAAAGGGATAGAGCAGTCAAAGTTCTCCCCCAGCGACTACAAAAACGGAGATGTGTTCGAATCGCACTGCTGGTCACAAACCCTGAAGGAAGTGGAGGTGCAGGCTCTGCTTCCCAAGGATCATCAAACGGCGAAGAAGCTGCACATTTCTATTCAGGCCCAGCACATCAAAGTGAGCAGCAAGCATAGCCCAGAGACGGTCATCCTCAATGGAAACCTGAGCCAGCGGATTAAACACAACGAGGCGGTGTGGACAATTGACCAGAACCGATTGATCATAAGTTGTGGTAAATTCACCTTAAAAAACTTCATAGAccattttaatatatatattccccAACTGTAGATAAAGCAAAGGAGCTCTGGTGGGAGCGGCTCTTCGAAGGTGATCCAGAAATCGATGCCAAGAAGATTGAATGCGAACGCTATATCAATGATTTGCCGGAGGAAACCCAGGCCACCATAGAAAAACTTAGGGTCCAGCAGTTGGCAGCAGACAAGCAACAAAACGAAATTCAGACATCAAGCCCCGACCCAGCTATAACCCTGGATCGCTTGAAAGCTGCCTGGGATGCCGAAGGTTCGCCGTTTAAAGGACAGCCCTTTGATCCTTCTATCGTTAGAATgacttaaattttaaaataaataactaagCTAGCAATAGTAGTAGAATAGTAGTTTCGTTCTGAATAGGAAACGGAAATTGTTAGAAAAGTATTAATCAATACAAACTCATGTCAACTTACAACTAGATCTTAGTAAGAACACTCTGGAGATTAAGTTTACTGGGCCTTCAGTTCGAGTTTCTTGCGCTGCAGTTGAATCTTCTGATAGGCCACATCC of Drosophila mauritiana strain mau12 chromosome 3R, ASM438214v1, whole genome shotgun sequence contains these proteins:
- the LOC117145651 gene encoding uncharacterized protein LOC117145651, with translation MIGRLSFWNKDNGSNEVDCLACRLVSGFGLLGIGAFLLAQSKKRRSKPLENFTMKGLAAAVGVLGVARLADAKFLKATAVEPKEQENTGTDHQFFSRR
- the LOC117145650 gene encoding RNA transcription, translation and transport factor protein, with protein sequence MLSLKTKLEVLGHPGFTEVVISDRKEFANTVLWLEDQKIRLYSIEDRCKLRNVDNPEIWKEGYKKYCADLNMPPLETRQEQLSWILSYAVRLDFLDDPDQFASINSKQVPPQSNGKQTQQKVQAIFEGNINTQEKAFVDAVRLLASKLNVPHHPNHLLQLEAIARVVHERLSPAAKDRKPVLGKPFPFDKGNDVVSSNDPALDLPMRILRLLQIQSLRELQTHINETIVAVQNITANPKTDTKLGKVGF
- the LOC117145648 gene encoding nudC domain-containing protein 3, yielding MEFQRNDAMLMEILQDRKTITGFLDSIFGFLRRNTDFYHTKRDESDKIGFPKGVRDQILYGAMQRYDPDCLLQSLTAEGGADYGETAPPAVEEVVLESEDVPQDEEMKPIERQPPQKGIEQSKFSPSDYKNGDVFESHCWSQTLKEVEVQALLPKDHQTAKKLHISIQAQHIKVSSKHSPETVILNGNLSQRIKHNEAVWTIDQNRLIISCDKAKELWWERLFEGDPEIDAKKIECERYINDLPEETQATIEKLRVQQLAADKQQNEIQTSSPDPAITLDRLKAAWDAEGSPFKGQPFDPSIVRMT